The sequence TGCCTCCGGGCCAGCGAGGACATTGGGAGGAGCTGGGCCTGCGGATGCACCGCACCGTGGGCCGCTACGTGGCCGGCTCGGTCTCCATCTCGCTCATTGGCGGCGTGGTGACGACCGTGACGCTGCTGCTGCTGGGAGTGCCCTACTTCCTGCCGCTGGGCCTCATCATGGCGGTGCTGGGGCTCATCCCCTTCATTGGAGCGTTCCTCGGCGGCGTGCTCATCATCGGGACGACGTTCGCCTCGGCCGGGACGCATGCGGGCTTCATCTCGCTGGCGGTGTTCCTGGCGTACCAGCAGGTGGAGAACCACTTGCTCCAGCCCTTCATCCAGCAGCGCACCCTGCGCATGAACCCGCTGCTCATCGCGCTGGCGATGCTGGCGGGCACCGCGTTCGCGGGCATCCTCGGAGCGCTGCTGGCCCTGCCTGTGGCGGGCGCCCTGCAGATCCTCGCGCAGGACATCCTCACGCATCGCCAGGCACGGTGGGCCCTGGAGGGGAAGGACGACACCCTCACGCTTCCGCCTCGGCCTCCGCTCCCTGAAAAGGAGGGGACCGAGGCACGGCACTGAGCGCCCCGGGCAGAAGCTTCGCGCTTCTCTCCCCCGGGGAACTTCACAGGCCCCAAAGGCTCAGCGCCTGCGCGCCGCAGCCTTCTTCGCGGGAGCCTTCTTGGCTGCTGCCTTCTTCGCGGGAGCCTTCTTGGCTGCCACCTTCTTCGCGGGAGCCTTCTTGGCTGCTGCCTTCTTCGCAGGCGCCTTCTTGGCTGCTGCCTTCTTCGCAGGCGCCTTCTTGGCTGCCGCCTTCTTCGCGGGAGCCTTCTTCGATGCCGTCCGAGCCGCGGCCTTCTTGGCAGGCGCAGCAGGCTTCTCCGCAGGAGCAGCCTTGAGGTTCTCGATGCGCCGCTCGGCGGCAATCACCGCGGCAGTCTCCAGCCCTGCCTCCGCCTTGGCCGGTTCCTTCTTGGCCGGTTCCTTGGCCGCAGGCTCCTTCTTCACCGGCTCCTTCTTGGCGGGCTTGCTCGTGAGGCTCTTCACACGCCGCTCGGCGGCAATCACCGCAGGCGTGTCCAGCTTCACACCGACCCCGGCCTTGGGAGCCTTCCCGCTCTTGGGAGCGCGCGGCCCCTCCTCATACTCGTACTGGAGCTCCTGGACCTCGGCCTTCTCTTCCTCGGCCTCCTCGTCACCGGCGAGCTCGGTCAGCGCACCCTCCACGGCAGCAATGGCTCGGGCGAAGGTGCGCTCGCCGAACTCCTCCTGCTCCACCGGAGGCACCAGCACATTCAGCATGTTCGCCAGCGAGCGGTAGAAGCGCATCTCCCGCTTCTCCTCGTCCCAGCTGCCGTAAATCCAGTCCTCGGCCCCGAGCGCCTGCACCCACTCTGGCAGCGGCCCGCCCCCATCGCCCTGCTCCACCATGGCGGACTTGCGCGCCGTATACAGGTGGCGGTGCGGGCCCTTCACCCCGAAGCGCCACACCCCCGCCACCGGCAGCCCGACGATCGCCTTGCGCGTCTTCTCCAGCACGCTGGCCTGCTCGCCCTCACCGTGCAGGGGGAAGAGCATCACTTCCCCCTCGAACGAACCGCCATTGAAGGCCGCATACAAGTCGCCCAGCTCGCCCGGCAGCGGCACCCCGGCCTCCGTCTCGGCCCGCCGCAACTCCTCTGCGGCCACCCCGGGGGACTTCGTCTTCGCTGACTTCTGCAGTGCCTCCAACCACTCGTGCATGGCCCCTCCACGATTCAGCGACGCCACGTTCAGGCGTCCAGGCCTCGCTGCGCAGTGACAATGTCGGTATTCGTGCGCAGACTGGCCAGGGAAAGCGTGATGTCAGGCGGAGTTCTACACCGCTCTGCCCCTCTCCCAGCGAATCTTCACGCATCCGGGTGACGTTTCTGCTCGCCAGGGAGGGCACGGCACCTGCCCGCCCATGCCCTCGGATTGCCCACGGTGGGAAATTCTTTCCCCATTTGGAGGGCTTGCCTTTTCGCTCGCCTGATCGCCTGGGCACCCCAGCTTCCACCAGCGGACACCTGGCCAGGCACGTGGCCTGCACGGTCTACGGCCTTGGAACGGAGGGGCTATGGGGCGTTGGGGTTGGCTGCTGGTGTTGAGCGTGGCAGGACTGGTGGCATGTGGGCCTGAGACCCCAATGCCCCCGAAAAACGACCCGGGGAGTACAGGAACGGACGTTCTGCCCTCGCTGCCGGATGCGGGGCCGGGGGATGGCGGAGACGTGGACACCCCGCCGCTTCCACCGGACAACGGCCTCCCGGATGCGGGACCGCCGGATGCGGGGCCGCCGGATGCGGGCCCACGCTGGGGGGAGTACCCCCCGGTGCAGACGCGGGTGCCCGTCTTCGAGCTGCAGATTGCCCAGGCGGACCTGGACTGGCTGGACGCGAACCCCACCTCGGACAGGGAGGTGCCGGTGGTGGTGGTGCTCGACGGGGAGCGCGCTCCCGGCCTGGTGCGCTACCGCGGCGCGAGCACCCGGACGCTGCCTCAGAAGAGCTTCAAGATCGAGCTGGATCCTGGCTACGAGCTGGAGGACCGCGACCACTTCGAGCTGCTGGCCGAGTGGTACGACAGCGCCAAGCTGACGGAGAAGTTCGCGGTGGACCTCTATACCGCCATGGGGCTGCCGGTGCCGCGCGCCCGCTTCACCCGGGTGAAGCTCAACGGCCAGGACAACGGCCTGTACCTGGACATGGAGCACGTGGGGAAGGACTACCTCAAGCACCACGCCATGGAGCGCAATGCCTCCATCTACCGGTGCGGGGCTCGCAACTGCGAGATGACGCTCCGCTACAACTCCGCCTACCAGCAGGACTTCGAGAAGAAGACCAACGAGGACACGGGCCGCGAGGACCTCGACCAGTTCCTCACGCGGCTGAACCGCACGGATGACGCGGACTTCGAGACGAAGGTGGACCGCTACATGAACCTCGAGTCCTACCTGGGCAACATGGTCGCGGACGCGCTCATCTCCAACAACGTCATCGAGGACTCGAAGAGCTACTGGATCCACGAGCACACGAAGGACCGCTGGGAGTACGTGCCCTGGGACTTGAACAACGCGCAGATGCTCTTCTGGCGCACGTGGAACCCGGACGATCCGCCCATCACCAACCGCTGGCCGCAGACCTTCAGTGCGTATGACCCGTGGGTGCAGCGCATCTACGAGGAGCGCCTGGTGGACCGTCCCGGCCAGCAGCCGACGTGGAATGTCATCAACACGCGCATCTGGGACCATCCCGCGCTGCGCGCCCGCCTGCTGGCGAAGCTCGAGGCGGCGCTGGCGGGCCCCTTCTCGGAGGCGAAGGCGAACGCGCACATCGACAAGCTGTGGGCCGTGGTAGAGCCGCAGCTGGCCGCGGACCCGTACGTCTCCCGCGAGCACGTGGCGCGGGCCCGGAACTTCCTGAAGCAGTACGTGCGCAACCGCGCCATCTTCCTCCGCGGCCTGATGAGCACGCTGAGGGCCCACGGGAGCGGTCCCCTGGTCATCCGGGAGATCAACGCGGGCAGCGCGGGCTACATCGAGCTCGTCAACCGGGACACCCTGCCGATGATGCTGGAGGGCTACGAGCTGACGAACGACCTGCGCGCCACCACGCGCTACCGGCTGCCCACCGTGAACCTGGCCCCTGGACAGACGGTGCGCTTCATGGCCACCGGGAACACGGCGCTGGGCCCCATGCACCTGCCGTTCACCCTCTCCCGCTCGGGCGGCGAGGTGGGCCTGTTCGACGGCAAGTGCGTGTCGGCCGCCGGGAAGCAGCTCGTGTACTCGCCGGTGGACACCCTCTATTACGGGCCCATTCCGTACGGGACCGTGTACGGGCGCAAGACGCCCCAGAGCGAGGACTTCGAGCGAAGGCCGCTGGCGCAGTAACGGCCCGGCCGTTAAGCAAGAGGGACCATGGCGCACCCTCAGACATATGAAGCCACCACTGAGACCTTCGACGCCCTGGTGCTGGAGCCTCGGGGCGAGCTGGTGGTGGTGGACTTCTGGGGCGAGGGCTGCCCGAACTGCGACATCTACGCGGCGGCCGAGCCCGCGCTGCTCGACGAGCTGCAGGATGCGCCCATGCGCGTGGTGAAGGTGAACGCCTACGTGCACGAGGAGCTGGCCAGGCGCTTCGGCCTC is a genomic window of Hyalangium minutum containing:
- a CDS encoding AI-2E family transporter, translated to MTPASRPRSQVSPRTVWTVGLNVVALLAVLSVVRAASNALSWVLLALFLALAAHPLVARLERLGLRRGLAVALIFVATLSGVAALLTTFVPMLVDQARALVEAGPGLIESLRHQGWLARLDARHHLFDRLSDEARQRLPSAAMPVLGVVGGILHHLAAFITVIVLAAFFLAFGKDLFEKALLWLPPGQRGHWEELGLRMHRTVGRYVAGSVSISLIGGVVTTVTLLLLGVPYFLPLGLIMAVLGLIPFIGAFLGGVLIIGTTFASAGTHAGFISLAVFLAYQQVENHLLQPFIQQRTLRMNPLLIALAMLAGTAFAGILGALLALPVAGALQILAQDILTHRQARWALEGKDDTLTLPPRPPLPEKEGTEARH
- a CDS encoding CotH kinase family protein, whose protein sequence is MPPKNDPGSTGTDVLPSLPDAGPGDGGDVDTPPLPPDNGLPDAGPPDAGPPDAGPRWGEYPPVQTRVPVFELQIAQADLDWLDANPTSDREVPVVVVLDGERAPGLVRYRGASTRTLPQKSFKIELDPGYELEDRDHFELLAEWYDSAKLTEKFAVDLYTAMGLPVPRARFTRVKLNGQDNGLYLDMEHVGKDYLKHHAMERNASIYRCGARNCEMTLRYNSAYQQDFEKKTNEDTGREDLDQFLTRLNRTDDADFETKVDRYMNLESYLGNMVADALISNNVIEDSKSYWIHEHTKDRWEYVPWDLNNAQMLFWRTWNPDDPPITNRWPQTFSAYDPWVQRIYEERLVDRPGQQPTWNVINTRIWDHPALRARLLAKLEAALAGPFSEAKANAHIDKLWAVVEPQLAADPYVSREHVARARNFLKQYVRNRAIFLRGLMSTLRAHGSGPLVIREINAGSAGYIELVNRDTLPMMLEGYELTNDLRATTRYRLPTVNLAPGQTVRFMATGNTALGPMHLPFTLSRSGGEVGLFDGKCVSAAGKQLVYSPVDTLYYGPIPYGTVYGRKTPQSEDFERRPLAQ
- a CDS encoding thioredoxin family protein, giving the protein MAHPQTYEATTETFDALVLEPRGELVVVDFWGEGCPNCDIYAAAEPALLDELQDAPMRVVKVNAYVHEELARRFGLYGIPTFLLFRDGQRIGKMSQYYGKEYWLGVIRDHLPPKA